ATCAGCCTCTAGTGACACCCAAGAGTCAGGACTGCCCTCTCCAGCTGCAGTCCCTCTGCTTGCACCGACTTGTGGGTGGAGATTCTCAAAGTTGCCATTTAAAATCAGGAGGTTAAGTCATTTCAAAATGGGCATCTAAATGCCATTAGAAAATCCTCAGCTATAACGAGTTTTGACCTGGTTTGGAGAATGGTTGCTAGCTGATGCATACCCAGCCTGATGTCTTCACTTCTGTACTGAGTCAGATCTGTTGTGTCGACTGTAAATTCCTTAAGATTTACATCCTTCCTGAAAAAGGAGTAAGAGTGGAAAATGGTATTATCACATCCTTTAATAACTGGCTCCTTTCACACTTTTTTCACAATAGCTTTTCTAACTCTACTTTAGAGAACTAAATGTAGAGCGTTTATTTGCCATATAGCtggagaaaatttgaaaaaaatccatagCACATTTCATTCTCTATTAAGTACTGGTGATTTTCACAGCAATCCTTACAGAATCCTTCCCAGTTTCTACAAGGCTTCCCTGGAGGAAGCATGACAGATAACAGCATTGGCAGCCATTGCACACGGGTACTTTTCCTGCCTTTGCCCTAACCTAGCAAACAGATTTCAGAAGGTCATACTGCTTACTAGTGaaccctgctctcctccctcttccttttgctgtcttttcaatTAACACCTCGAGATCTCTGGCTTCTggcacttcccccccccccccccccccgacgtgTTCGTCCAGAGCTTAGAACAAGCAGGAGCCAATCTGTACGGGAACTTCCCCATCTCTTCCActttaataatatataataaaacaTAAAGGAACCCAGCTACGCAATCTTGGCCCCATCTCACAGTAAGGTTTACAGCAGATCTGTGCGTTACCCCTTTACCACTAACCCCTAACGACGCCTCACAGAAACATGACCTGTGAATCAGTTCCCAAAGTGTAACGAGAGGAGATGCAGTTGCCAAATGAGCCCTACAAACCATTCTCTCCTTCCACACTTTGACAGCGTGGAAGTTGCTCCCTGATACACAATCCTTATGCACATGTATATTCCTGGGAATATTACACTAATAATGACTAGAGTGCAAAGCTGCAAACGAGTTGGTGGAAAGCAATGAATAAACTCTATCAGACTGGCTATGCTTTACGTGGCTGTACCAGTACTAACCAGATCTTCAGCTGGTTTAGGCTCTTAATGACAGCTGAGAGTTGGGGCCCATAAGTTCACTTTTAGGTATTCTAATCCTAGATAACAGACCCTGTAATTATACTTACTCTCCGTATTTCTTCACATTGTATTCATAACCTAAACAGGGAGAAGAAACAGAATGAACAGTCATATCCAGCCCAGCCAACCCCTCCCAGATACCAGTGATAACAATAACACCTAGTACTTACTCCCAGTGCTCTTCATTGGAACACTCACAACGACCACTTTCACAGTCCCTCCAACACACAAGAATTCATGCGTGTGCCCCTGCCACAGGGAGCTTCCCTTTCCCTTACTCACCAGCTTTCCAGTGGTTTTCCCAGATGTATGGACGACCAGCCATGAGAAACTACAGCAATTGccatatttcctttctttcctcctcctttatcACAAAAATACCACACCTGCCATCTCAGGTGCCACTGCTGCACTGGCCCATCCCGAGCTCATTGCTCGGGCCTGCGCCCATCACACGCTACAGATGCTGGTTGTCATCAGCCTCCCACAGGCTGGTATCTAACTACACTCCTGTCTCACCGACCCTGCGAGAAGCGATGATCCCGGGCTCCTCTTTTCCATGCAAAGGTCAGGGCCAGGAGCCTGTCCCCCCTGTGACTGCAAAGCGACTCCACTTACGGCAGCGGAGACAGCCCCATTTCACGTTGCTGCTAATCCCCTGCCACGTAAATAAGGACGAATGTGGTACTGCAAAGAACACAGCAGAAGACAGATATTCCCCAGTATTTGCTTTTTGTATGGCATCCAAAACTGTCTGTGTGGAAGTAACTAGGAGATCTCCGCATCCATTTATCTAATCACATGCAGAGAGTCAACCAGCACAGGGAGTCCAGCAAGGACTCGGACGTCTTAGTTCCTAAGGGATGCCCACGAGCCTTCTGCTCCAAACCAATTCCACTTGGAAAGAGCAGCTACCTAGCAGTTCCAGCGTTCTTCTCCCTTACAACAGAGCAACTCAGCAAACCAAGGCCTGGCAATATACACACCATGCTAATGAATCTCTCCTGGCATCAGCACCTGCAAGGACTCCCCACTGCGCAGGCTGCTGGTTTTCCAGGAGAGGACCACTGCCTCCAGCAGTGGCCTGCAGTAATTACTTGCAGAGTCAGCTCTGCTGCCATGAGATATTCCCCTGAGCACTACAGGGCTGGTCTTTTCCGGCACTTACCTCTCTGCCGGCGCTTGCGGGTGACGAGGACAACAATGATGAGGAGGACAATGAAGAGCAGCAGAGTTGCCAGGATGTAGCCCAGCTGCTGGAAGAAGTGCACCCGGCTCTCGGGGATGATGACGTTTATGACGTTGTGGCCCCTGACAACATTTGGATCTGAtggcagaggaaaagcaaaaacagGCTGGTAATTTTAATTGGCATCCAAAGCAAAGCATTTTCACACGGGGCCCACACGTGGACCCGAAAagcacgttcagtgagaaactgtgatcTGCATGAAGGGCAAATGGCTGCCTAATTTATGACACACTGCACCTTCATCAGATGGAAGATGCCCGTGCTCTTCACGAGACCGTTCTACTTCCCAGGAGCAGGAAGGATTAACAGCGACTGCTGCGCGTTCCCTTGCTGCTGCCTGGTATCAGCGTGTTCATTGCAGAGGGGAGCTGCAAGCAGCCGCAGCAGACGGCCCCAGGTCTGTCTGCGGGGAAACGCAGCGCTCCTCCcttccagcacacacacacgccACGCTGCTTCGGCTCCAGACAGCTGAAGTATGAAGCAGCCCCTCCCTGCCAAGGGTTATAATTTACAGAGCGGGAGGAATTTTCAATGCCAAAGAATTgagtttcattttaaataaaataagaaaaaaaaaatcaataaaataaataaaaacccacaaagaaaagCCAAGATTCCATTCCATTTGTGGGTGCAGCAGCATTTCAGTTCTGCAGCACGGGGAAGGGTAACTCAAAACTTTTACGTGGAACATTTTTGCAGATCTCAAATAAATAGGTCGATGTTTTACACATAGAAAGAGGAAGCGACTTCTCTGCTTGCAATGGTCAGAGGAGGGGACAGACCCAGCCCAGGCACAGACAGCAGAGCCGTAAGACACTGCGCTGGGGGAGGCTTTTCTCTTCCAAACAGAGCTGAGAGTGACCCTTTCTCCCCCTAACAGGGAACGCTCCCAGAGCACCAGGAAAGAACCAGTATGGAGTTCTGGCCTACCATTCTCCTGGGAGTTTAAGCCTGCAAATTAGTCAGAGGAAGTAAGAGAAAGATGGGGCAAATATCCCAAAAGCCACAGTACCATTTAACAGATGTGTTTTAATGTGAGAAATGATGGCATTTTTGGAATTGCTGGCATAGTGACTGGTTCCAGTTTGTCGGGCAGTTTGTTTCCAGCATTTAAAAACACCAACCCACCACCAATAAAAACAAATAAGACAATAGTGGATTGAAATAAACACTTTGACATCAGAGATGATCATTTGCGAATGCCAGCAGTCCTGGAAAATCAAGAGGTTTCACCGTACGCTCTGTTCTGGTAGCCCAGAACACTCCACTTTTTACTGGCCGTGCTGGATGCCGTGTGCTGGCTGGCTGTAGTGCTGAAAACCAGCATGTGTTTTTCACCACTGCTAAGCtaaaaaataccaaaccaaaaAAGCCACTTGCAAAGCTGCAAACAGTATACGTGACCGTTGGACTTTTAACAAATCTCTGGACCGTGAAGGGCTTCTTCAGCAGCTGCCGTAACGGGACGGTAACCACCGGAGCAGCTGTTGAGGCAGAAGTCAGCAAACATAAACACGTTCTATTCCTGGCTTTTTGCTTTCCCACAATACTGCGAGATAGGGTAGGGGCTGAGTTAAACTTTAGTCAACATTGGGGAGGTCACTGTAACAACAAACAGTAGAGAGATTCAGTATCTTTGGGCCTCCTTGGCTTACTCAATCAAGTAAGAGTAAAGATAGTTGTTGTACCAGTGTTTTGACACAGCAAACTTCAAAGTGCCtcagcaggaaggcagcagaaCACGTCATTTTAtaactggggaaactgaggcacggagtaACGGTTGACTCCATCGCACCCAGCAGATGAATGGCAGTGCCTAGAATAGCGTCACCAAGGGAACACAGACTCTCCTCCTCATCCTAGTGTCACATCGGGATCTAAGCTGCGGTGATGGGGGTTATTCTGTAACCAAGAGCTGATCGCCCGTATGTCTCCACACGGCACGACCATCTGCCCCCCATTCACTCACGTGATCTGCTTTAACTACTGGAAAATAACTTCTGATGGTGGAGGGAAAAAAGTCAGAACAGAGGTGTCTTTGCATCACTTTACCAAAGTGTCAAGGGTCAGATTCTTCTGCTGGGAAACACAGAGAGCTCTCCACCAAGAGATCTCCCAACGCTGGCTATGTGGCCCACTTGCTTTCCAAGGCTGGCAAAGGATTGGGAATAGTTTAGCGATAAGCAGGAGACACAACAGATGCCATTCTTCAATACTTGCTCCAAAGCAAACGCAGGGTAAAAACGCACTGAAGGAGCAGACATACACCACGCTTACGCCGCTGCGACTGAGAGCAGAGTTGAGCTCGTGCTTGTATTCAAAACAGGATGAAGCTTCCCGTCTGGAAATGGCTCCGGGCCTTGGAGCTGTGCCAGAAACCATAGCTGCTTGCTCAAAAAGCTCACTGCTGGGCTTTTGTTATCTCCTGATGTTTCATTTTGGCTTTATGTTACATCCCCAGAAGAGTTCTGTGCAGCTCGTCATGGAACGGGGCAGTACCTCCGCCCTTCCCGCCGTACCCAAACAGGGCAGGTCCCCGCAGGCTGCTCACCAGCGGGGTCTGAGCGAGGCACGCCGCGTGTCTCGGCTTCTCTCACATTCCCACCGACTCAGCACATTTTTGTGTGTGGTGCTCTCCGACCAGCTGAGCGTCCACTGCCCGCAGGGGACAAAGCTCTTCTAAGGCTGTTGTTTTTCACAGTGGAAATGGCTTTTCTCAGGGAGACAAGTTCCTTCAGCACCAAGGGCACTACCGCCAAACTACGACATCCCTGGCTGGTTAAATTACTCGTAGGTTCTGTCTAACCTCTGAGCAGGTAGGTAACTATTCAGCAACCACCAGGACAACATCCAGGAAAGCGATGAACAAATTCCTGGGTGGGCAACTCTGAAAATCACATCTAGTTTCCATCTGCACAACGTGATCTGGATAGAGCTCAAGGGCAGCAACAGGGCCGTGGGCAGGGGGACCGAGGTTTGAACGTCCTGGCCCCCACGTCAGCTCAGCCCCAACAGCCACCTCTCTTTAGCACTGCCTGGCTTTTCTGGACACCAACCTTAGTCCTGGAGGGAAGGTTTATGTTTCTGTGACTTGAAGAAGCCAATCGCTAGAGAAGAATAGACctatttaaaaatgcatgaagCACGTCAAAATTCTGTATTAAGCAGCCAATAAATATTAAACCAAGATGAATATTTTAATAAGGAACTATACccaaaagacttaaaaaaatattaaacttgggattttcattttatttttctgcctgaaCTAAGCATGATGGTTTTGAGTTTGGACAGGCTGTCAGAAGATAACTCACTGCAGTGGAAAATGTGAAAATtggtttaagacaaaaaaaaaaaaaaagaaaagctgaagggTGGAGGAAAATTCCTGGTGCTTGATCCTGCACAGCCTGGAACCTTGCACAGCCTAAACCCCTGTGGAAAGGGGAGAGTCACACACAGGACCTGCACTGGtgagaacagcaaacagaaaaggcagagcagaaTGGACCCCCGCCCCACACCACCTCCTGTTCCATAAAAGCAGTCAGGAGACTGTTAGAAAAACAGCTTGTCTGCCTTCGGGCACGtcagcacagcagagcagaacaGGCCGCAGCACGGCCCCGGAGCGAAGCACGCCGAAGCGGGACGCGATGCCGCTGCAGCACTGCCAGCCGGGTAACGAACCCTGAGGGCTGCGATGCCCCGCGCTCGGTGCAGCTaccgcagctccagcagcccctcaccAGCATCGCTCCGCACGCAGCTCCAGGTACACCAGTGTACACCAGAGCTCAGAAACCACCAAGCCATACACTAGACCCACATACCAGTAGCGAGGGAGGTAAGACCTCATCTGCTCTAAGCCTAAGGGCAGGAACAGCCCCTGGCTCAAATGTGAGAACCCTCCGCAGAGGAAAGCTCAGCGCTGCTCTAAGTGGCACCTTCACTTCAGCGGTGCCTGTGGCACTTCTGCAGGGCACAGGGTTGTCTTGACCACGCTCCCTCTCCTGCTGCACTAAGCCAGCCCTGCAGACCACTGTGGAGGGACAGAAAGGCAAGGACATTTTGGCATTTGAAGCAAAGCCCTCCCAAGGTGACGATGGGGAGTAACGTGTCACATTGCTGTCCCGTGGCTCACCGAACTCTTTAGAGCTCTAAAGTGCAACTGCAGATACTGACCTCTTCCTCAATCAGGAGAACCACTTCCAGAAGCCACTTACCTACAGCTGGGGCAATGTTGTGAGTTGTGAGGTTCACCACCTTCTTCTCTCTCACTGGCTCCGTCACAAAGACTTGGTAGATCCTGCGCTCGTGCAGGCCACAGTAGTGATGGTGCAGGTGGCAGGAGTAAGTGCCTTCATCTGCACTTTCCAGCTCTGAAATCCGCAGGGAAAAGTCACCGAGGGCAAAGGCTGTGCCAGTGATGTTCATCTTCTGACGAATGAAGAGAGGTCCGTAAGAACGGCGCTCGCCAGAGGCGTACAGATCAATGAGACGGTCAGCCCGGTCGTGGGGAACCCCTGGGGGCTGCCTGTCCCAGTGGACCACTTGCTGTTCCTCTTCACTGTGCCGTTCGGTCCAGATGTGGTTATGGTTCACGCAGGGGAGCATCACTGTGCTGCCTTCTAGGGCAACAATCACAGGCTTTTCCCCGTCCCAGTACTGTTTTGCATCCTCAGCTGTGGAGGAGACAATACAAGCTGTGCAACCTTGGTATGTGCATCTTTACACgcttgccctgtgctccaggacaCCCAAGCACACCTAAGATCACTCTCAGACCCTGTAACACATCTCCTCCAAAGATCCTGAAGTGCCATAGGGGTAGTGTGCCTTGTTCACGCTTATTTCAGCAGTTAGTAAAGGAATGCACCTCTATCTTCTGCACCCTGGGTCAGTGCACTAAGCAAGAccgctttcttttccttctaactGAGAGTTAATCTCTCGCTTCAGAAAGCAGGAAGTATATTCTCTCTACAGACTAAGAATGAAACGAGAATAACAGTTTTCATCTTCAATATGCTGTATCCCAATTCTCCAAGCAGGAAATGCTTTTCTAGCCACAAGCGCCCTAATTACTGGAGGAGTTCAAGAAGCACGGTTTTGTATTCCGTGCTTGAAAAGGAGTAACAGCAGAACCAAAACACAGAGGAGCAGATGGGGCTCACAGGCCTGCCTGGGTGTTTTTATTGTACAGAAGCtgtgagaacagcagcagcagagatgtgCTTCTCTATTGCCCCACCAGCCCTTCAACAGCTTCCCAGCACAATCAGCCCCCGTAGCTCCACTCGTGTATTATACAAAGGTTGATTTAAATGACATGGTAGTGATGCACGTGTGGCCTGAGTGGCACGCACTGCAGTTGCCAACAGCCCTTAGAAGCTTGCTTTTAGAGCTGGAGTTAAGGTGTGGTAAGTTGAGGAGGCTTTTTAACTACagactcctcagggtaagctCACCAACCAAGGCACACAGCAGATCTTTGTGGTTAACCCGACTGCTGACGGACTGTTACTAGCAACATTCTACTGCTGGAGCAGTAACAGGACAGTCAGCTAATTGGGCTGCCTACAGTAAACTTCTAAATTAACAGGCTCCACACATTGTTTGGCAACGGGGATCCAGCTGCCAGACCAGTGCCCTTGCAGGAAGGAACACCAAGATGTCTCCCACACTTACCTTTCTTGGTGACAGCTAGTTGGACTTTCACAGTTTCGTATAAGTGGCAGTAGTGATGGTGAAGATTACAAGAATATGTGCCTTCATCACTCTCTGCAACATCTAGTAGAACAGGAAAGAGAGGGGAAGATGAATGTTTTATGCTGAGATGATGATTACTTTTGTCATTTATACTGTTTCCAAAATACTTGGACAGATGCAAAAGGGCCTTCACACGACCCAGTTCTAACCCATCCTTATCACCAAGGTGGGCTGAACAGGGAAGAATCACCTCACCTAACAGTTTATTTGCTCTTGTGTGGAACATGTTTATATTAAcaatggaaagagaaaaacaatttaaGTTTAGCTAAGAGGAGGCATATGAAGAATGACAATCTTGGGTTTATAGTTCAGGAACTGAAATACAGTCAAAGGTCCACAAGAAGCCCAAGTGCCTTTCAGGCAATGAGTTGTTACCAGCTCTCTTTTAACATGGGACtgtttcaaaaggaaataaaacactaTTGCCAGTGCTTCAGAGAACCTCATTAACCTCCTGAGATTGATATTTATTTGTAGAAAATGCTCTGTAAAACAGCCATTTTCCCTGAAAAACACAAAGTTAATTTAGTGATGAACCCTCCATTCTGCAGATAGCACAGGGAGAAAAGATGCTGTTTAGTACCTTTGATCACCAAGGAGAAGTTGCCGTCTGTAAATGCATTCTGGGGCATGAATATCCTCCTTTGGTTGTAGGGGCTGTACACACGCTGATCCCCAGCTGAGTACATGTCACAGAGCCTCTCCATCTTGTTATCTCCGTAGTAGCTGCGGTACACATCCCAGTGGACTACACGCTGGCGGTCATTCAGACGATCCTGGGTCCACACCATGCGGTAACTCTTGCAGGGCAGGACAGCCTGCGACCCCAACGTAGCACTGATATTTGACACTGACACCACAACACTGTCGGGGTTTGAGGCATCAGCTGGGACTGAGAGCCAGGAGCAAAGAGCAAAAAACAGAGTTACGACACTAGGGGTAGGACTTAGACCTGTCCTAGAATCTCTGCACAACTTCCACCCAAAATAAAGTCACTTTCAAGTGCTCTCTCATggagaaatacaataaaaacacTGATTTCATTCAGTGAAAGCAATGTCTATGATGTCTGTCATCAGGAGCGTAGGTTTGACCTGTTCTACCTACCCTTCCTGAAACTAACCCCCCGTTTAATCAAAGTTTAGAGACACTAGTTCATGGGATGCATGGCTCGTGCCTATGGAATCAGCAACGAAAGCCCCACTGCATGTCATGGAATCAGGGTCCCTCTCATTTCTTCTCACCATCACAAAGGCAGGTTACAAAGATGTCACTCACCTGAATATGAATAAACAGAACCtgtcaaagcaggaaaaaaaaaaaaaaaaaagagtgttactgacaacaaaaggaagaaaaaaattataaatacacTTATATTCAGCAGCCACCTCCTCTGTTCCTATTCCACCTATTCCTCCCTTCTCTGTTAATATATTTCTTTAACATGGGTATCGTGGTTCAGCCCAGAGGCTTAGACCTTGGTTGGTCCATGCAGCAGCAGACACTGCACTTACAGCAAAAGACAATGCCTGACCCAACAAACTCAAACTGAAGAGCAACATGGGACATGCTCAGCCTGCAATTGAATTTCATACAGTCCAAGTCTTTATTTCCTACCATCTACAGCCACAGAGTTTTTTTCCACCACATTACTCAAACGTTACAGCAAAGCTATCTGTCAATGCATCACCCACTAAAACTGTCTGAAAGGTCTCTTCTGCTcaagaggaaaatacaaaaacaagaacccaaggaggcaggagcaggcaggggaagggaggaaCCAGCATTATCTTAGGATCTGACATTGGTCCTGCATAAATAACAAGGCACCAGCAGGAACAGCAGGGCAAGAACAGctcagactcacagaatcatggaatagtttgggtcagaagggacctttagaggccattccgtccaacccccctgcaacctgcaggaacatcttcaaccagaccaggttgctcaaagccccatccaacttggctgagaatgcttccagggatggggcatcgaccacctctctgggcaacctgtgtcagggcttcaccaccctcatcgtaagaaaatttcttccttgtatctagtctgaatctaccttattttagtttaaaaccataaccccttgtcctatctTAACAGGCTCCatcaaaaagtccctctccagctctctcgcagcccctccaggcactggcagctgctctaaggtgtccccggagccttctcttccccaggctgaacagccccagctctcccagcctttcctcccagcagaggggttccagccctcggatcattgctggggcctcctccagccacacTCCAACAGGTCccggtctgtcctgtgctgagggctccagagctggatgcaggactcccagggggtctcaccacCATGGAGCAGAGGGGTACTACCCAGATGTGACCAGTTAAAACCAAGCTCTTTTTTGTGCTGTTTGACCATTGTGAAATGAGTGTGACAGTTTCACTTCCACCTCTTCCCCAGCAGACACCCACACCTCGGTCAACTTTCTCTGCTAAGGCAAAGGCCTGAACAGACCTGGAGACAGCGGTGACCCCAGTTCACTTGCTGGGGGTCAGAGCTGCCCACGCAGAGGGAAGCGGATCCACGCTGCTGCTGCACTAGATTGAGGGCCAAAAGATAACTGTCATCTCCAAGACACCAAATCAACCTCCTGTAAAATGGATGGTGGGGTTAATGCGTTGAGGGAACTCTGTAACTCTGCAGGATGCTGAGTCTACCTGTCAAACGAGGAGTGCGGTGACTTGGCTGTTCTGCTTCACGCTCATGACACACGCTGCTGTCAGCACTCCGATGAGCAAACACATCCTGGCTTTGGGACCATGTGCCCCGAGTctctcctgctcacattcctGGTCTGCACAGATAATTCCATAATGCTCTGGATCCAACTGCAACTCTCTCCAACTCACATGACTCTGATCTACGCAGGAAGAACTTTGCAAGAAATGAACTAATGCCTCTGTTTCTGCATTTCTCTGGTCCAGTCCCTCCTGTTTTTTGTGTAGGAGGGGTCTACGAGGTCTCCTGGCATCATGCTTTGAGAGCGTGATTCAGATTCCTAACACAACGACATCATTCATCTCTGAACAGTCAAGCCCAACTGGGTTCCAGCAAGATCATTAGATGTTTTGTCCTGCTAATGTCGTAGGCACAATGTCCTCCAGAcaaaggctgtatttttttttcccagccctcAAACTTATGCATTTCAGAAGGGAATAAATTAATTCC
This Opisthocomus hoazin isolate bOpiHoa1 chromosome 16, bOpiHoa1.hap1, whole genome shotgun sequence DNA region includes the following protein-coding sequences:
- the MXRA8 gene encoding matrix remodeling-associated protein 8, with amino-acid sequence MEQLAKLLLWQILLQQSSVYSYSVPADASNPDSVVVSVSNISATLGSQAVLPCKSYRMVWTQDRLNDRQRVVHWDVYRSYYGDNKMERLCDMYSAGDQRVYSPYNQRRIFMPQNAFTDGNFSLVIKDVAESDEGTYSCNLHHHYCHLYETVKVQLAVTKKAEDAKQYWDGEKPVIVALEGSTVMLPCVNHNHIWTERHSEEEQQVVHWDRQPPGVPHDRADRLIDLYASGERRSYGPLFIRQKMNITGTAFALGDFSLRISELESADEGTYSCHLHHHYCGLHERRIYQVFVTEPVREKKVVNLTTHNIAPAVDPNVVRGHNVINVIIPESRVHFFQQLGYILATLLLFIVLLIIVVLVTRKRRQRGYEYNVKKYGEKDVNLKEFTVDTTDLTQYRSEDIRLDYKNNILKEKAEQARSFPAKNIDLDKDFRKEYCK